In one window of Nesterenkonia sandarakina DNA:
- a CDS encoding GntR family transcriptional regulator, translating into MTDVTWSSLSAEGLHEHAQAPERVAELLRGAISAGTIRPGSKLPEVELTRQLDISRHTLRSGFQILASEGLVERHPNRGVFVHQPTAADVVEVYRVRRVLEVGAVRTADFPPEELEQLHRIVSAAELARERGDIPAMAQANQVFHRTIAAQVRSAMIDALMEQVLARMRLAFYAKSEQPSFHHTYIVRNRELARLLSQGDRAAAEAYLLSYLDAAEAELLEHLDS; encoded by the coding sequence ATGACCGACGTGACGTGGAGCTCCTTGTCCGCCGAAGGGCTGCATGAGCACGCTCAGGCGCCGGAACGAGTCGCGGAGCTGCTGCGCGGAGCGATCTCAGCCGGCACCATCCGTCCGGGGTCGAAGCTCCCCGAGGTGGAGCTCACCCGGCAGCTGGACATCTCTCGACACACGCTGCGCAGCGGCTTCCAGATCCTGGCCTCGGAAGGCCTGGTGGAGCGGCACCCCAACCGCGGGGTATTCGTGCACCAGCCCACGGCGGCCGACGTCGTGGAGGTCTACCGGGTCCGCCGGGTGCTGGAGGTCGGGGCCGTGCGGACCGCGGATTTTCCTCCGGAGGAGCTGGAGCAGCTGCATCGGATCGTCTCTGCCGCCGAGCTGGCGCGCGAGCGCGGAGACATCCCCGCCATGGCGCAGGCGAACCAGGTCTTCCACCGCACCATCGCCGCCCAGGTGCGCAGCGCGATGATCGACGCGCTCATGGAACAGGTGCTGGCGCGGATGCGACTGGCGTTCTACGCCAAGTCCGAGCAGCCGAGCTTCCATCACACCTACATCGTGCGCAACCGAGAGCTGGCACGGCTGCTGAGCCAGGGTGATCGGGCCGCCGCCGAGGCGTACCTGCTGAGCTACCTCGACGCGGCCGAGGCCGAGCTGCTGGAACACCTGGACAGCTGA